In Rhodothermales bacterium, the sequence ATATCGTCAGGTTCATGACAACCTTTAATTCACGCTGCGCGGCTCAACCCGATGATCACACTCCGGCTCGTGTTGCGTGACACCCACCTGGAGATCATGGATCGTTACCTGACGCAGGGCGCTCGAAGCATTCCCCGGCTGGTCGCTTTCGACCCTGAGGGTAACGCGTGTTTCGGATGGGGGCCGGCGCCGGCC encodes:
- a CDS encoding thioredoxin family protein, with the protein product MHAARLNPMITLRLVLRDTHLEIMDRYLTQGARSIPRLVAFDPEGNACFGWGPAPA